From the genome of Corallococcus macrosporus DSM 14697:
ACCTGCGACGTGGGTGACGAGGTGCTGGTGTCGCGCAACCTCCACCCGCTCTACGCGCGCGCGCTGGAGAAGGCGGGGGTGCGCGCCACGGTGACGCACACCTCGCTGGCGGAGATTCGCCGGCTCCTGTCCGCCTTCAACGTGAAGATGGTGCTGCTCACGGTGGAGAAGGGGGAGCGCACCAACCTGTCCGTGCTGCGCGACATCGTCGCGGAGGCGGCGCGCCGTGGCATCTGGGTGGTGTTGGATGAAAGCGCCTTCTTCAACATCACCGGCGGCGTGGAGCCGCACACGCTCTTCGAGTTCCTGGCCCGCGAGGCCCACGCCCCCAACCTGGTGGTGCTCTATGGCCTCATCAAGAACGCGGTGTGGCCGGACCTGGAGCTGACGCTGCTGATGCCGGTGCCGCCCACGCTGCGGGGGGACCTGGAGGCCGCGGCGGAAGTCACGTACTCGCGCATCAGCACCCTGGCGCAGGCGTTCTACGAGCGCACCTTCGCCGACCTGCTGTCGTTCCGCATCTCCTTCGCGGAGCCGGAGGCGCCCGCGCCGCGCAGGCCGCCCGTGGTGGCGCTGCCTCGCTCGCGGAGGATGGAGCGGCTGATGGCCTTCCCCGCCTTCGCGCCCAAGGTGTTCCGGGAGGACGACGCGGAGCTGGTGCGCCTGGACTACGGTGAGAACGAGGGCCCGCTGCCGCCGCCGCTGGTGGAGGGACTCATCGCCGCCGGCGTCGCGCCGCGCGAGCCCGCGGCGCAGACGGGGCTCGCGGAGGCCGTGTCCGCCTTCCTGCTGGAGTCGCGCGCGGTGCGGTACGCGCCGGAGGAGATGGCGGTGGCGCCGGGCGTCTGGCCGCTCATCCACCACCTGGGCGTGGCGCTGCGCCAGCGGCTGGGCCGCGCGCCGCGCGTCTACGTGACGACGCCGTGCTACGGCGTGCTGCCGCCGACCTTCGTCTCCGCGGGCTGTGACGTGGAGCAGGGGCCATTGTCGGGCCTGCTGGCCCGGCGAGGGCAGGGCGGTGGGGCGCCGGATGCCATCGTCGTCTCGCAGCCGTCGAACCCGTCGGGCGTCTACCTGGCCCGCGAGGAGTTGGTGGCCCTGGCCACCTATGTGGTGGAGCAGCGCTGCCTGCTGGTGTCGGACGAAATCTTCGGCCTGGTGAACCTCACCAGCCCCACGGCGGAGACGGTGCCCAGCCCGGTGACGTTGGAGGGCGCGGTGCCCGGCATCGGCGCCCGCACGGTGGTGCTGGGGGGCCTGTCCAAGGAGTTCGCGGCCGGTGGGCTTCGCGTGGGCTGGCTCGCGACGAAGGACCGGGCGCTGGCCGCGGCGGTGCGTGATAGCGGCCCCGGCGCGCTCCACCTGATGACGGCGCGCGCGGCGGCGTACCTGTATGCGGCGTATGCCCGCAGCCCGGATGGGCAGTTGCTATACCCCGCACGTCACCGCGCGCTGCGGGCCTTCCTGGTGAAGATGCGGCGGGAGCTGGCGGAGAAGCGCGAGCTGCTGGCCGAGGCGCTGCCGGGGGATGGGCGCTCGGACGCGGGGGACGCGGGGGGCCTCTTCCTCTCACCCCGGGTGACGGCCTGGCTGGGGCAGGAGGTCGACGGCGTGCGGCTGACGCCGGAGAACCTGCCTCGGGTGGTGTACGAGCACACGCACGTCGTCCTGAACGGAGGCCCGTGGTGTGGAGAGCCGGAGCGGGTGCGGGCCGTGTTCTCGATTCCCCGGGCCGCGTTGCTCCGGGCGCGTGAGCAGTTGCTGCGCTTCGGCGCGAAGCTGCGCGAAGGCCCACCCAAGGCCTGAGCCCGCACGGCACTGTCCAGGGCCCGGCGCTGAGCTCCGACTGGAAGGCGGGTCGCGAGCGGCCCGCCGCGCCCGCCACAATCCCATGCCCGGGCAGCGCTGCCGGGACCTTGGGGGCGTGGGATGGCCGAGCCGGCGCAGCGCAATGCCATCGAACTGG
Proteins encoded in this window:
- a CDS encoding aminotransferase class I/II-fold pyridoxal phosphate-dependent enzyme, which produces MPTYPSTPREAFHLLRALSEDLSHVDRRPRALTELRELAELSRHQPETAPLRLVSVTVSVGASQERLELFLLPSIFAPEAWAYTFLEGLLSVPLDEYSGKRLVEVGAGSGWICIALAKFSRLAHVHGADLNPHSPVVARCNAWLNGDEALASRLSFGESDLLRGVPSDAPWDFVVGCIPQVLRGEEDLPAELSQADEQALHDLSNYCTLQNVYEDHFGLGLIARLLDEAPERLSPTGRLLLNLAGRPGRVIMERMFTRRGFDTHVRVARRVMQAADTDIRPLVALEQRTGREFEFFMEARSPEPLRAATALGWLQAGHPVWHEVAVWEAHLALPRETLALRAALRELGASALQEELDLGAASAEQLGFVADLAARLAKGPLMPYAHEAGDASFRQQVVRYLDRYFGLRLAEEEVFVAPEREQAVYSLLMATCDVGDEVLVSRNLHPLYARALEKAGVRATVTHTSLAEIRRLLSAFNVKMVLLTVEKGERTNLSVLRDIVAEAARRGIWVVLDESAFFNITGGVEPHTLFEFLAREAHAPNLVVLYGLIKNAVWPDLELTLLMPVPPTLRGDLEAAAEVTYSRISTLAQAFYERTFADLLSFRISFAEPEAPAPRRPPVVALPRSRRMERLMAFPAFAPKVFREDDAELVRLDYGENEGPLPPPLVEGLIAAGVAPREPAAQTGLAEAVSAFLLESRAVRYAPEEMAVAPGVWPLIHHLGVALRQRLGRAPRVYVTTPCYGVLPPTFVSAGCDVEQGPLSGLLARRGQGGGAPDAIVVSQPSNPSGVYLAREELVALATYVVEQRCLLVSDEIFGLVNLTSPTAETVPSPVTLEGAVPGIGARTVVLGGLSKEFAAGGLRVGWLATKDRALAAAVRDSGPGALHLMTARAAAYLYAAYARSPDGQLLYPARHRALRAFLVKMRRELAEKRELLAEALPGDGRSDAGDAGGLFLSPRVTAWLGQEVDGVRLTPENLPRVVYEHTHVVLNGGPWCGEPERVRAVFSIPRAALLRAREQLLRFGAKLREGPPKA